Proteins encoded within one genomic window of Macaca fascicularis isolate 582-1 chromosome 16, T2T-MFA8v1.1:
- the PDE6G gene encoding retinal rod rhodopsin-sensitive cGMP 3',5'-cyclic phosphodiesterase subunit gamma, which yields MNLEPPKAEFRSATRVVGGPVTPRKGPPKFKQRQTRQFKSKPPKKGVQGFGDDIPGMEGLGTDITVICPWEAFNHLELHELAQYGII from the exons ATGAACCTGGAGCCGCCCAAGGCTGAGTTCCGGTCAGCCACCAGGGTGGTCGGGGGACCTGTCACCCCCAGGAAAGGACCCCCTAAATTTAAGCAGCGACAAACCAGGCAGTTCAAGAGCAAGCCCCCAAAGAAAGGCGTCCAAGG GTTTGGGGATGACATCCCTGGAATGGAAGGCCTGGGAACAG ACATCACGGTCATCTGCCCTTGGGAGGCCTTCAACCACCTGGAGCTGCACGAGCTGGCCCAATATGGCATCATCTAG